A genomic segment from Ptychodera flava strain L36383 chromosome 23 unlocalized genomic scaffold, AS_Pfla_20210202 Scaffold_23__1_contigs__length_28996876_pilon, whole genome shotgun sequence encodes:
- the LOC139123595 gene encoding uncharacterized protein, translating to MGGFSCTIAMVFCVLMVCGGHQVNKTETDTIDALSEDHVSISGSMLGSAFSRRILIPGHSYTLGSRQAHNFSRPPYGTYFQEPMETYPFSSEAYPLRDSQGQHTHAEEPPAFGNILMTTAQVQRSEGDSSQVERSEVDSSLVQRSERYRAQVERSSEVDSSQVALTGVSRLMQCRDEQRMVQAGESILEADLPNRVRALEESDSVDNERSGVNSERNLSGARNTHRRDAHSSETTGGQNLARHHVGRPQQHASLPDYGQFLDGTSRESHARMAESRRGAGLHDAATRGQRQRVIADRRQRLSHSGPMMESYIPTYNGNFISVYTLPGSSEMFVNLRDVPSIPPPYSYANDFVPAYADQPPPLFTGGDCHCCWTAVVRSTKIIDFYLCKYGLYLLTIL from the exons ATGGGTGGATTCAGTTGTACCATTGCAATGGTGTTTTGTGTTCTCATGGTCTGTGGTGGACATCAAGTAAACAAG acagagacagatacgATAGATGCATTGTCTGAAGACCATGTCAGTATATCCGGATCCATGCTGGGAAGTGCCTTCAGTAGGAGAATACTCATTCCAG GTCATTCCTACACCTTGGGAAGCCGGCAAGCCCATAACTTCTCACGTCCTCCATATGGAACATATTTCCAAGAGCCCATGGAAACGTATCCCTTCTCATCAGAGGCGTACCCACTGAGAGACTCCCAAGGCCAACACACACATGCTGAGGAACCTCCAGCATTTGGGAATATATTGATGACAACTGCACAAGTTCAGAGGTCAGAAGGTGACAGTTCACAAGTTGAAAGGTCAGAGGTTGACAGTTCTCTGGTCCAAAGATCAGAAAGATATAGAGCACAAGTTGAAAGGTCGTCAGAGGTTGATAGCTCACAGGTGGCATTAACGGGCGTATCACGGTTAATGCAGTGTCGCGATGAACAGAGAATGGTTCAGGCAGGTGAAAGTATATTGGAAGCTGACCTTCCAAACAGAGTGAGGGCGCTTGAAGAAAGTGACAGTGTTGATAATGAAAGGAGTGGTGTGAACAGTGAAAGGAATCTGTCAGGGGCGAGAAACACACACAGACGTGATGCACACTCCAGTGAAACAACTGGAGGACAAAACTtggccaggcatcatgtcggcCGCCCCCAGCAACATGCCAGCCTTCCTGATTACGGCCAATTTCTGGATGGAACCAGTAGAGAGAGTCATGCCAGGATGGCTGAATCAAGGAGAGGTGCTGGATTGCATGATGCTGCCACCAGAGGTCAGAGACAGAGAGTAATTGCCGACCGACGCCAGAGGCTTAGTCACTCTGGTCCCATGATGGAAAGCTATATTCCGACATACAACGGTAACTTCATATCGGTGTATACGTTACCAGGAAGTAGCgaaatgtttgtaaatttaCGAGACGTGCCTTCAATTCCACCTCCATACAGCTATGCAAATGATTTTGTTCCTGCATACGCTGATCAGCCACCTCCGTTATTCACCGGCGGAGACTGCCACTGCTGCTGGACAGCAGTTGTTCGCTCAacaaaaattatagatttttatctttgtaaatatggcctctatttgctcaccattttgtga
- the LOC139123837 gene encoding tripartite motif-containing protein 2-like encodes MTIGDQPIPGCPVIIPVIKGLVKTIGSQGSAEGQYSYPWSVAINKDRDIVTADRDNNRLQITSREGKFKKILEFKQFEKPFKPCDIAISSDNTYYSLDDNNKQVVVSDENGHVIRCFGQNELEKPRGIGISPVDGNVYVTYWGGHCVRVYTQHGKYLRSFGSEGKGQGKFSFPCGVVISSTGMVFVADSDNHCIQVFNADDQYLYSFDCKSGDGKMRCPGGIAIENDKYIYVTTVINKSVLKFESSGKFVCRIDSDSDRLDRPTGIALTDNVPCRVVVADTYNDCIKVFVQ; translated from the coding sequence atgacaataggagatcaaccaataccaggctgtcctgtcatcatacctgtcatcaaaggattggTGAAGACCATTGGCAGTCAAGGAAGTGCTGAGGGACAGTACAGCTATCCCTGGAGTGTGGCcataaacaaagacagagacattgtcacTGCTGACAGAGACAATAATAGGTTGCAGATAACAAGCAGAGAaggaaaatttaagaaaattttggaattcaaaCAGTTTGAGAAGCCTTTCAAACCATGTGATATAGCTATATCAAGTGATAATACATACTATAGTTTAGATGACAACAATAAgcaagtagttgtcagtgatgagaatggacatgtcatcagatgctttggacaaaatgagttgGAAAAGCCAAGGGGCATTGGGATTAGTCCTGTAGATGGCAATGTCTATGTGACATACTGGGGTGGGCATTGTGTCAGGGTTTATACACAACATGGCAAATACCTTAGGTCGTTTGGGTCAGAAGGTAAAGGTCAAGGGAAATTCAGTTTTCCCTGCGGTGTAGTCATTTCAAGTACTGGAATGGTATTTGTAGCAGACTCTGATAACCATTGTATCCAGGTATTCAATGCAGatgaccagtatttgtattcctttgattgtAAGAGTGGGGATGGTAAGATGAGATGTCCAGGGGGAAtagcaattgaaaatgataaatatatctATGTTACTACTGTGATCAATAAAAGTGTACTGAAGTTTGAGAGTAGTGGTAAGTTTGTTTGTCGTATTGATAGTGATAGTGATAGGCTGGACCGCCCCACTGGTATAGCACTGACAGATAATGTACCTTGCAGGGTGGTTGTAGCTGATACATACAACGACtgcatcaaagtgtttgtacagtga
- the LOC139123600 gene encoding uncharacterized protein isoform X1: METYPFSSEAYPLRDSQGQHTHAEEPPAFGNILMTTAQVQRSEGDSSQVERSEVGSSQVQRSERYRAQVERSSEVDSSQVALTGVSRLTQCRDEQRQVQAGENISEADLPNRVRALEDSDSVDNERSGVNSERNLSGERNTQRRDAHSSETTGGQNLARHHDGRPQQHANLPDYGEFLDGTSRRSHARMAESRRGAGIRDAATRGQRQRGIADRRQRLSHSGPMMESYIPTYDGNFISVYTLPGSSEMFVNLRDVPSIPPPYSYANDFVPAYADQPPPYSPAETATAAGQQLVTQSREHHDRTRRTHNSQVTCSAVPLLDSVQYLSGTQRRTQNVNTDTSEGDRAGHRAPSQSGTTEEVPVTAIDSDNESTNSVTQTSEERTLSSTSERCVNDIPVTLIDQISVCRDSRS, encoded by the coding sequence GTCAGAAGGTGACAGTTCACAAGTTGAAAGGTCAGAGGTTGGCAGTTCTCAGGTGCAAAGGTCGGAAAGATATAGAGCACAAGTTGAAAGGTCGTCAGAGGTTGATAGCTCTCAGGTGGCATTAACGGGCGTATCACGGTTAACGCAGTGTCGCGATGAACAGAGACAGGTTCAGGCAGGTGAAAATATATCGGAAGCTGACCTTCCAAACAGAGTGAGGGCGCTTGAAGATAGTGACAGTGTTGATAATGAAAGGAGTGGTGTGAACAGCGAAAGGAATCTGTCAGGGGAGAGAAACACACAGAGACGTGATGCACACTCCAGTGAAACTACCGGAGGACAAAACTTGGCCAGGCATCATGACGGCCGCCCCCAGCAACATGCCAACCTCCCTGATTACGGAGAATTTCTGGATGGAACCAGCAGAAGAAGTCATGCCAGGATGGCTGAATCAAGGAGAGGTGCTGGAATACGTGATGCTGCCACCAGAGGTCAGAGACAGAGAGGAATTGCCGACCGACGCCAGAGGCTCAGTCATTCTGGTCCGATGATGGAAAGCTATATTCCAACATACGACGGTAACTTCATATCGGTGTATACGTTACCAGGAAGTAGCgaaatgtttgtaaatttaCGAGACGTGCCTTCAATTCCACCTCCATACAGCTATGCAAATGATTTTGTTCCTGCATACGCTGATCAGCCACCTCCGTATTCGCCAGCGGAGACTGCCACTGCTGCTGGACAGCAGTTGGTCACACAATCGCGTGAGCACCATGATAGAACTCGCAGAACCCACAACTCACAGGTCACCTGCAGTGCCGTGCCTTTACTAGACAGTGTGCAGTACTTGTCAGGTACACAGAGGAGAACTCAAAATGTTAATACAGACACTTCCGAGGGTGATAGAGCTGGACATAGAGCGCCCTCACAGTCAGGTACAACAGAGGAAGTTCCAGTGACAGCAATTGATTCAGACAACGAATCAACAAATTCAGTCACACAAACTTCAGAAGAAAGAACTTTATCCAGTACAAGTGAAAGATGTGTAAATGACATCCCTGTGACACTTATAGATCAGATATCTGTGTGCAGGGACAGCCGTAGCTGA
- the LOC139123600 gene encoding uncharacterized protein isoform X2, translated as MTTAQVQRSEGDSSQVERSEVGSSQVQRSERYRAQVERSSEVDSSQVALTGVSRLTQCRDEQRQVQAGENISEADLPNRVRALEDSDSVDNERSGVNSERNLSGERNTQRRDAHSSETTGGQNLARHHDGRPQQHANLPDYGEFLDGTSRRSHARMAESRRGAGIRDAATRGQRQRGIADRRQRLSHSGPMMESYIPTYDGNFISVYTLPGSSEMFVNLRDVPSIPPPYSYANDFVPAYADQPPPYSPAETATAAGQQLVTQSREHHDRTRRTHNSQVTCSAVPLLDSVQYLSGTQRRTQNVNTDTSEGDRAGHRAPSQSGTTEEVPVTAIDSDNESTNSVTQTSEERTLSSTSERCVNDIPVTLIDQISVCRDSRS; from the coding sequence ATGACAACTGCACAAGTTCAGAGGTCAGAAGGTGACAGTTCACAAGTTGAAAGGTCAGAGGTTGGCAGTTCTCAGGTGCAAAGGTCGGAAAGATATAGAGCACAAGTTGAAAGGTCGTCAGAGGTTGATAGCTCTCAGGTGGCATTAACGGGCGTATCACGGTTAACGCAGTGTCGCGATGAACAGAGACAGGTTCAGGCAGGTGAAAATATATCGGAAGCTGACCTTCCAAACAGAGTGAGGGCGCTTGAAGATAGTGACAGTGTTGATAATGAAAGGAGTGGTGTGAACAGCGAAAGGAATCTGTCAGGGGAGAGAAACACACAGAGACGTGATGCACACTCCAGTGAAACTACCGGAGGACAAAACTTGGCCAGGCATCATGACGGCCGCCCCCAGCAACATGCCAACCTCCCTGATTACGGAGAATTTCTGGATGGAACCAGCAGAAGAAGTCATGCCAGGATGGCTGAATCAAGGAGAGGTGCTGGAATACGTGATGCTGCCACCAGAGGTCAGAGACAGAGAGGAATTGCCGACCGACGCCAGAGGCTCAGTCATTCTGGTCCGATGATGGAAAGCTATATTCCAACATACGACGGTAACTTCATATCGGTGTATACGTTACCAGGAAGTAGCgaaatgtttgtaaatttaCGAGACGTGCCTTCAATTCCACCTCCATACAGCTATGCAAATGATTTTGTTCCTGCATACGCTGATCAGCCACCTCCGTATTCGCCAGCGGAGACTGCCACTGCTGCTGGACAGCAGTTGGTCACACAATCGCGTGAGCACCATGATAGAACTCGCAGAACCCACAACTCACAGGTCACCTGCAGTGCCGTGCCTTTACTAGACAGTGTGCAGTACTTGTCAGGTACACAGAGGAGAACTCAAAATGTTAATACAGACACTTCCGAGGGTGATAGAGCTGGACATAGAGCGCCCTCACAGTCAGGTACAACAGAGGAAGTTCCAGTGACAGCAATTGATTCAGACAACGAATCAACAAATTCAGTCACACAAACTTCAGAAGAAAGAACTTTATCCAGTACAAGTGAAAGATGTGTAAATGACATCCCTGTGACACTTATAGATCAGATATCTGTGTGCAGGGACAGCCGTAGCTGA